From the Deinococcus hopiensis KR-140 genome, one window contains:
- a CDS encoding metallophosphoesterase family protein, which translates to MTLPSSRLYVKTPVAIGDVHGCLDLLELAVARFPDQSLVFLGDYIDRGPDSRGVLRLVRKLVEAGRAVALMGNHDLWMTEVLLDGQDPTLWYMNGGEQTMQSYEGNWAEAVADAQWMRDRLHPYVTAGNVLFSHAMRPHESDVDAHIWGRPGETPFHPLPEGVKYSVHGHTALQACPFPIGLEDGTIAWFIDTGAVFTGVLCALDTETWTAHLIRRTS; encoded by the coding sequence GTGACGCTCCCCTCTTCCCGTCTTTACGTTAAGACGCCCGTCGCTATTGGTGACGTACATGGCTGCCTGGACCTCCTCGAACTCGCTGTGGCGCGCTTCCCAGATCAGTCGCTGGTGTTCCTGGGTGACTACATCGACCGGGGTCCAGACAGCCGCGGCGTGCTGCGCCTGGTGCGCAAGCTGGTGGAGGCCGGGCGCGCGGTGGCCCTCATGGGCAACCACGACCTCTGGATGACGGAGGTCCTGCTGGACGGGCAGGACCCCACCCTCTGGTACATGAACGGCGGCGAGCAGACCATGCAGAGCTACGAGGGCAATTGGGCCGAGGCTGTGGCAGACGCCCAGTGGATGCGGGACCGCCTGCACCCGTACGTGACTGCCGGGAACGTCCTGTTCAGTCATGCCATGCGCCCCCACGAGAGTGACGTTGACGCCCACATCTGGGGCCGACCCGGGGAGACGCCGTTCCATCCCCTCCCAGAAGGCGTGAAGTACAGCGTGCACGGCCACACCGCACTGCAGGCCTGTCCCTTTCCCATCGGCCTTGAGGACGGCACCATCGCCTGGTTTATCGACACCGGCGCGGTCTTTACCGGGGTGCTCTGCGCCCTGGACACCGAGACGTGGACGGCCCACCTCATCCGGAGGACATCGTGA
- a CDS encoding RusA family crossover junction endodeoxyribonuclease, whose amino-acid sequence MNPITLTLKGRPRSTKNSRKIIRVNGKPRSVMSDSAAAWITSARASLKKQWKGRPLQHAIHLHVHAVFCDRHSLPDPDNCMNAVLDALKSIVLRDDNLTWVPSFAFSHEVTPGAKECLVLTLSEAV is encoded by the coding sequence TTGAACCCCATCACCTTGACCTTGAAGGGCCGCCCGCGCAGCACGAAGAACAGCCGGAAGATCATCCGGGTAAACGGCAAGCCCCGCAGTGTGATGAGCGATTCGGCCGCCGCCTGGATCACGTCTGCCCGCGCCAGCCTGAAAAAGCAGTGGAAGGGCCGTCCGCTCCAGCACGCCATTCACCTGCACGTCCACGCCGTGTTCTGCGACCGCCACAGCCTGCCGGATCCGGACAACTGCATGAACGCTGTTCTGGACGCCCTCAAAAGCATCGTGCTCCGGGACGACAACCTCACCTGGGTGCCGTCCTTCGCCTTTTCTCACGAGGTGACACCCGGCGCGAAGGAATGCCTGGTGCTCACCCTCTCGGAGGCCGTGTGA